The genomic DNA TGAGGGGACGGCATGAACGCTTAGAACCCGAAGACCGCCGCCGGCTTGCGTAAGCTGCCCCTTGACCTGATCCCGCCCATCGCGCTTGTCGAGATGGCTGCGGTCCTCGGGCTCGGCGCCGACTGTCCGGCGAAGGCCTACGGGCACTGGAACTGCCGCTCGGCGCCGATCGAGGCAGAGACCTACGTTGCCGCCCTGGAGCGTCACATCCTCCGGTGGCGCGCCGGCGAGGAGATCGACGATCAGACCGGCCTCTCGCACCTGTCGTCGGCCATGTGCTGCCTCGCCATCGTCCGGGATGCCCAGGAGGCCCGGACGCTGGTCGACAATCGGCGTGGAAGCCCCGGCGTCCTGGCGGTCATGGACCGGCACGACGCGAGTTCGATGCCGGTGGTGAAGCCTCGACCAGCCTGAGGCTAACCCTGAAAGAAATCGGGAATTCTCGCGAAAGGGGGTTGTGGCTTGCCCCGTCAGCACTTGTGCGCACCACGTCAGCACGCGAGATGCCGACATCATGCCGAGGATATGCCGCCCAGACGGTAACGGTCGCCCCCAAGACGTAGAGGGCGACCGCGACGGCGAAATCCGAATCGCGCATGACCGCGCCCGGGATGAGCCCGCGGGCACGGTAGGCGATCAGTCCCCGGACGATAGTGCGCCCACGCCACGCCGGGGGCACTCGTCCACGCCCACCATCTCGCCGTACAGGTTGAGGGCTTCGGGGTCCCGCAGGCTCTGCGTGACGATGAAGTTGCCACAGCGACCGTCGGATAGGGTCCACCGCCCACCGAACCCCGGGGACGCCCCGCGTGTGCTTTCGCCAGTCCCGACGACCCGCCGGATGACGCGGCTGGTGCGCGTGTCGCGGATCCCGCACTCGACCCGGACGGTCCACCCGGCCCGCGGTCCAGGCTCCGCGTCGACGACGCCGTAGCGCTCCTGCCCGGGCCTGGCCGGCTCCGTCAGGGCGTACTGCCAGCCCGTGTCGAACGTCGGCCACAAGTCGGTCGCGAGGGCTACCGAAGGAACGATGGCGGCAGCGGCAAGGATTAGGGCACGCATTCTAAGGGCTCCTATGAAGGATTGAGGGCCCATGCCGATCCGTCGGGTTCTAGCCAGACGACGTCGGCGCGGACGATGATCTCGTCGGTGTCCCGACGCCGGAAGCCCGCCTCATCCAGGCGGTAGCCGATGCGGACCGCGTCGGCCGGCCGGGGCGCCGCGCAGGGCTCGCCGGTCACGACCGCATGGACGTCCCGAGCCCCCTGCTGCAGGCACCTCAACCGGCCGGCTTCCGACGCCCGGAACCGGCAGCCGGAGAGGGCCAGGGCGTGCACGTGGGCGACGACGCAGCCGCCCCGACGAACCGAGAACAGGCGGCGCGTCCGGTTCCAGTAGGCGTCTACGGCCGGGGCAGAGGGCGCAGGCACAACGCAACCGCCTCCGCCTCCAGGGCGTGCTTGATGGCATCCTCGGGCGAGAGGCGCCCCTCGGCCTGGAGGGCGATAACCCTCTCGACGCGGATGCCCATGGCGGCGGCGACGAGACCGCATGACCGGCGCGAGGACCACGCCAGGCGGATGCGGGACAGAGCGGCCTGAGGGGTGTCGTGCATGATCACCCCCATCAGTGCCGAGTGGCCCACGGGGCCGTCATGCGCACCCGCATGGCGACCTCGACGAGCCGCTTGAGGCCGCGCAGGCTGCCCCCCGCCCAGTTCTCGGCAAGCGCCTGGAGCTCGGCCCTGTCGAGCTCGCCGTGGTCGTCGGGCAGCCCCTGGCGACGGGCGATCTCGCGCGCCATGCGCCGGGCGAGGACCGGCAGGTGCTCCCGCGTCGGCAGGGGGAACTCCAGCACGACGAGCCGGTCCAATACTTGGGGGGCGATACCGTCCTGGCTGTTCGCGGTCGCCACATGCAGGACGTGGCTGATGTCCACCTCGGCCTCGACTAGGGGGTCCCGGTATCGGCACGCGTTCTGAGGCTCCAGGAAGCTGGTCAAGGCGTCCCTAAGCGTCCCTCCCGAACCCTGCCGTTGGCCGCCGGCGCGGTTGACCTCATCCCACAGGATGACGGGATTCGCGTACCCAGCGGTCATCGAAGCCCGCAGGGGCAGGGACACCTCGCCGCTCGCCCATCTCCTGGGCGTCCCTGCCGCCGCCGAATCTGACGACCCGTCGCATGCGTAGCGCTCGACGTGCAGCCCGTACCGCCGGAAGAACGCGTCCACCGCCGTCGTCTTGCCCCCGCCCGGGTCGCCCAGGGCGAGGATCGGCGGCAGGGCCCAATGCTCCCGGGTGTCCTGAAGCGCGACGAGGCGCTCGAAGAACCGGCGTGCGTGCGGGGCCTCCGCGGCAGCCTCCTCGACGAGGGCGTGCCGGTCGGACGGGACCTCGTAGAGCGGGAGCCGGCGCCCGAGGATGTCCCCGAGCTCGGAGGTCGCGTCCTTGTTGCCTTGGCCCTTCGTGCCGCCCCCGATGCGGGGCACGACCACGACGCCCGGGCCCGCCTCCGGCTCCGGGTCGGCCTGCTCGGGCTTGGCGTGGGCGCTGTTCAGCAACTGATGGAGGGAGGGCTCCGGACGGGCCGGCGCCTGCCGTTCCGCGACGGCATCGGTGACGGCGTCGCGGATCTGGCCTCGAGCCAGAAGGGCGGCGTCCGCAATGGCCTGCATGCCCGTCTCGCGCCAGTGGCCCAGGACGTCGAGCAGCCGTGTCCCCGGGATGTGCCGCGGGGTGTAGCTGCACTCGTCGTGCGAGACGCCGAAAGCGGCCGCGTACAGTTGAAGCAGCCCCGCATCGGGCGTGGCGCGCCGGGCGTACCGCCACAGGACGTCGGGCATCCTGTCGACCGCCGTCCGCTCCGCCAGCATGGCGAGCAGGACGGTCATTCGGTCCCGGAGTTCGTCGAGGAGGCTCGGGAGATTGTACAGGCGGTCAAGCTCGATGTCGGCGGCCGGCCGCCCGTCGAGGAGGCGTCCGAGCTCCGACCAAGCGACCAGCAACTGCGTCTGGAACACCCTTGTGTCGAGGGCGCCGTTCGCGCCTCTACTGTCGATCACCTTCTCGGCCGCGACCCAGACACCTTCGAGGAGCTCGACCATGACCCAGGACCCGCCGAGGTCCTCCCACAGCGACTTCCGGTCGCCATCGAGAAAGCTGGGCCACGTGTGGGGGAGATGCGCGTAGAGGTCGCGGTGGGCGGAGCCGCCGTAGGGCGCCGCGCCGCAGAGGAGTTCGCGCAAGGTCGGGGGAGCCCCGTGAACGGGGACGCGCTTCGTCATCGTCGGTACTTCCGGGTCGGCGCGAGCGGCATGAGCCTCTCAGCGCTAGGGAGCCCCCGTTCTATCAGGGCCGGCCCACGAAAGAGTTAACGGGCAGCCCTCACTTGTCTGTATCCCCGTCGGGCTTCGTCACGCGGCCGCGACGGACACGGCGGAGACCGGCCAGGGCGTTGAGCGCCCCCTGCTCGGCGTCGGCGAGCCGGTCGGCGGGATGGTCGCGGTCCGAGCAGCGGTCGGCGTACCACGCCAGTGCGTGCGCGAGCCGTCCGATCCCCTCGGCATCGTCATGACAGGATAGGGAGCCGAGTTCTCGCAGGACGGCTGGGTGAAGCCCGTTCCGAGCGATGCGGTCGCGCTGAAGGCTCCGACGATTGAGCCCGAAACATTCCGCCATGGCGTAGGACCACCCTTCCGGCCAAAGCCGGGACGCGGCCTCCTCGACGGCCGGCGCGAGCCCTGCATTCACGTCGGCGGAATCGAGCGGCGTGGCGATGCCGCCCTCGACGCGCTGGGGGCGCCGGTCGGCATCGTATGCCAGAACCGCGCCGGCATCGAGGAAGCCGACCGCGGTCCAGCCGTCTGGAATTTCGAACGTGGCGGGGTCGACGTAAGCGAGGCGGATCATGCCTTCGGCATAGCATCGCCCAAGGTGACCCAGGAACGGAAAAGGGCCCGCCGATCCGGCGAGCCCTGTTTCGGTCTTCGGTGTGCCCTCCCGCAAGCGGGAGGAGGAAGCGCCGGTGCCGGCCATGCCGGGTGCGACTGGTTTGCCCTCCCTGTGGGAGGTAAGCGCTGGATGCTTCCTTTCTAATGATAATTCAGGTTTGCCCCCGCCGCGGCGAGGAACGATTCAATCCAAGACCGAAACTTCCCCTGCCGTCAAGCGCCCTGTGGCCGAATCGGCAATGCGGGGGCACGATCCCTGTGGGAAGCGATCTACGATGCTCAAGGACGACGAACTGGACGAGCTCGCGCGCGCCGTCGCCGCGCTGGATGACAAGGACGCCGGGCGCCTCAAAGGGGCGGTCCTGGAACTCCGGCATCGCCGCCAGGCCATGGCTGATGTGGCGCGCATCGCCAAGCTGCAGGCGATGTCGGACTTCGACGCCTTCGAGGCGGCAATCGACGCCGGGCAGGTTCTCACCGTCGACGTGCACACCATCGACAAGGCCCTGCAGGTCATCCGTGAGGCCGGGTTCGTGCGCGGCAAAGGTCTGAAGGTCCTGTACCGGGCCGGGTGGAACGATGCCCTCAATCGGTACCCGAACGACGGGGACGCCGAGTATAAGCAGGCCAGGGATAACGCCATCGAGCGCGTCCTCATGTTGGAGCGCGTCTGACCATGCGCCTCCACTGGAACCGCGTCCGCCGCGCCCGCGGGATGCCAATGCCGCTCCCGCCGGAGCCGAAGCGCCCGCTCGGCCCCCCGGTGGTGTTCGCCATCGACGGCCACCCCATCCGCATGCGCTCGGAAGCCGAGGCGGCCTACGGGTCGTGGGAGGCGTTCCTCGACCGCGCCGTCAAGGTCGGCCTCAGGATGCTGGACGACCCCTACAACATCGGCCAGCCGCATGCCTTCTGGTTTGACGTTGCCAAGCTCGCCCCTGAAGCCGAGCGCACCAGCCTTCGCTTGGATCTCAACAGGCGCATGTGGGCCCTCCGAAAGGCGCGCCACGCTGAGATGGAGGTCGCCGGTACCTCAATCGCGCCGCAGGTCGCCCGGCCGCCCTCGATCCTCGCCCGCCTGTTCGGAAAGGCCGCCTGATCATGGCTGAGAGCTCGGAAGCCTGGGAGGCTCGGAAGCAGGACGAGGTTGCCCTCGGCTCGGACGTGTTCGCCCTGGGGAACGCCATCGACGAACTCAACCAGGTCCGGCGGAGGTTCGCCTTCGTCGCGCACTTGGCGCGAGGCACCCGTCGCGCCGCGGCCGCCGCCCGTCTCGCCGCCGACATTGAGACCCTAACGGTCCGGGCGACCTCGCAGCAGCGCCGCCTGAAGGCCAAGCGCCGCGCTGAACTCGGGAGGTCGTGACCATGGGCGACGTCACCTGCGAGACCTGTGGGGTCCAGACGTGGAGCGCGCGTCACCCCTGCGTGAACTGCGAGACCGCCCCACCGGTCAGGGACTGGTCAGGATCGTTCCAGTTCAACGAGGCGCTCCGGGGCATGCGCCTCGGCAAGCGCGTCCGCCGGCACGGCTGGATGGCCCACGTCGGGATCGAGGACCGGGGCAACGGCGTCCCCCTCATGGTCATCCGGGGACCCTGCTTCCCGGAAGTCATGAACGCCTACCACCCCTGCTCGGACGACGTGCTCGCCGACGACTGGGAGGTCGCCTGACCATGGCCGATCACGACCACCAGCGGTACGTCCACGCCAGCCTGGAGCACCTCGCTGCGAGCATAGACACCCCCTACGAGGAGTGCACCTGCGGCTGGAAGGAGATCTCGGACCGCGAGAAGGCGGCGGTCCGGGCCGAACGGTTGCGCGAGGAGAAGCGGGCGGCCCACGCCGCGGCGCGAGCCGTCATCAAGGCGCGGCGCACCCGGGATGTCGACCTGCCGCAGGTGGGGAGCTTCGGCTGATGCCCGTGACCGCCGCCGACCGCTCCCGCCTCCAAGCCGCGATAGCCCGGGCACGCGCGGATAGACCGGACCCGGACTTTCTCGACCGGGCCGGCCACCAGCGGGTCGCCTACGACGCGGTCGTGGCGAACCCGGCGCTGGTCATCCGTGCCCGCCGCGTCGGTGACTGCCTGCCGCTGGTTCGGGCGGCTGAGCGCGCCGCGGGCAAGGACAACGTCAGCACGTTCATGCTGGCCGTGCTGATCGGCAAGCTCGTGAGGGGAGAGGCATGACCGAAGCCTGGACAGACCGCATCTTCACCAACTCGGGGCCCCTGCCGCTCCGGTCGGAGAGCCCGGACGACGGTCTTTCCGTGGAGGACCTCGTCCCGCACGGTTGGGCGCCCGGCGGTTACATGGGCCGCTGCCAGGACTGTAAGGAAGTCCATGTCGGCTGCGCCAAGCGCTCCCGACGCTGCCGTCCCTGCGCGGTGACGTCCTGGAGGCCTATCGCAACCGGCCGACTTGGCGGGTTGGCAACAACGGCTTCCCGACGGACCGCGACGTCTGGGTCTGGAAATACTCGGACGACACCAGGACCGTCGAGCTCCTGCGCGGGCGAGACGTCGACGGCGAGTTCATGCGGGAGGGCGAGGACTGGCCAGCCGACTTCGGGCTGGGGAACGTCATCTGCTGGATCGACGTCGAGGAGTGCCCGGAACTCACCGCCGAGGCGGTCGGTGACATCGTCGAGAGCCTTCCCAACTTGTTCGGCTGCCTCGACCACATCGTCGAGGACTGGCTGCATCTGCTCGCCCTGCAGGCGGTAGCCGACGGGCATCGCGACGCTCGGGCCATCGCGGCGGCCGCGCTCAAGAGCCGCGAGCTCACGTTCTCCCGATACTACGGCTGAGGGCACCATGACCGAGGGCGAGCGCAACCAAATCCTCAACCGGGTCTTCGCGGTCATCCGGGACCGCGCTGCGGAGATGCGAAAGTCCAGCGACTTCTACGAGAGCTCGTACGTCGCCGGCGAGATCGCGCGGCTGCCCGGGTACATCGTCCCCCGCGTGGACGCCGGGCTCATCCACGACCCGGTCGTCGTCTCCCACGAGGAGTTCACGACCCTCTGGAACGGCTTGCGTTGGCGAGGCGCCGAGGTGCCCGACTTCGACTGGCTGGACCGCCTGAAGGGGCGCGTCGATGCCCAGCTATCCGAGGACGAGGAATGACCGTCACCGCACCCTTCGCAGGCCACGCCCTGGCCCGGGCGCTGGCGTCCGAGCCGGAGGCGCGGGTCGACCTCCCGTACCCGCTCCTGTTGCTTCTCGCCCGGCAGGCGGTGGCTGCAGGCCTCTGGGCGCCGCCGGCCGGCGTCCCGGTTGAGGAGGCGCTCGACGTGTTCGCCGGCGGGCTGCGCCTCAACCCTCAGGGCGAGACTTTCATCTCGGGCGAGGCGGACGTCGAGGAGGTCACCATCCATCCGGACGGCACCCGCACGTCGAGGCTGACGTGACCGAGACAACCCTCCGCCGCCAAGCCGTCCTCACGCACATGGTGGCGCCCCGCCTCGCGCGCCTGGAGAACCCGGTGACTACCGTGGACCGGGTCACGAACACCATGGTCGGCCTGATGCAGGCTGAGCTCCGGGATCGGCGCCAGGTCCTCGGCGACGGCGCCTTCGTGGCCTGCATGATCGAGGAGATCGCCGCCCGGGTCGTCATCCTGGCGGACATGGCGGCCGAGCGCGAAGCACCCTGAGGGGGCCGGATACCTCCCATCGAGGTGGTATCCCGGTGGTATCCTGCGGTCGTGCATTCAGCCGGGGATACCACCGCAGGGCGCCTAAGCGCCTGCCTAGACTGCCGTTATCGATGGGGGAGAAGTGGAGCGGGTGAAGGGAATCGAACCCTCGTATTCAGCTTGGAAGGCTGCTGCTCTACCATTGAGCTACACCCGCGCGGGCGGATCGTTAGCACGCCGGGTCGGCCGTGAGAAGGTGGGGCGGGATCGCCGCCGCGCGGGCGAGGTCCCGAATCCGCAGCGTCGCCGGCCGGCTCACAGGCACGGGTTCATGACAGGCTCGCGCGGGATCGAGAGCAGGTCGTCGACCCGGGCGCGCAGGCCCGCGGCGCCGCCGGTCCGCAGGGCCTCGTACAGGGCCTCCGCGTCGCGGCCGCAGACCGCGCCGGGCCGCTGCTCCGGTTCCGTCGTCCCGTCGTGCGGCGGGACGGTCCTGTCCGGGGCGTTGTCGGCGATGAACCGATCGATGCGCGCGAGCGCGGCGCGCAGTTCCTGCTGGAAGTCCGGGTCGGCGCCGGCGTGGCACGCCTGTCCGACGGCGCGCATCGCCTGCAGGATGCCGCGCATGCACAGCACCGCACCCTTGCCGGTCCGGTCGAGCTTCGTGACGGTGTCGCCGCGCCGGATGGTCTGGATCCCGTTCACGAGCGCCTCCGCCGATCCCGATCCGGCCTGCCCGGGAGCCTCCGAGGACACCGCCAGGAACGCGCAGGCCGCGGCGGCGCAGCCGACGATCAGGGATCGCGGTCGGGACGGCGTGCGTGTCGTCAGGCGCATGGATCCGGCGCCGTCTCCACCGCGCGGCCGCGGCAACGTCCGCGCGCGATCAGCCCAGGCCCAGGGCGGCGCGGGCCTCCGCGGGCGTGGCGACGCGGCGACCGTGGCGGGCCACCGCCTCGGCGGCGAGGCCGACGAGCTCGGCGTTGCCGGCCGCCAGACGGTCCTTCGTCACCCGGATGTTGTCCTCCAGGCCGGTGCGGACCGCGTCGGCGCCGCGGGCGAGCGCCCAGTCCATCACGATCGCCTGGTTGCGGCCGATCCCGGCCGCCGTCCAGGTCGCCTCCGGCAGGATCCGGCGGGTCTCGGCGAGCAGGATGTCGAGGAGGTGCTCCTCGGCCGGCATCGCGTTCTGGACGCCCATCACGAACTGCACGTGCGGGCGCGCGTCGATCAGGCCCGCCTCCACGAGGCGCTTGGCCCCGTGCAGGTGCGAGAGGTCGAAGATCTCGATCTCGGGCCGGACGCCGTACTGCTTCATCTGGCCGGCGAGGTCGGTCACGAGGCTCGCCGAATTCTCGTAGACGATCGTCGGGAAGTTGACCGAGCCGGTGGACAGGGAGGCCATGTCGGGCCGGTGCCTGAGCGAGAGGCCGCGGGCGGCCGGGTCGCGCCCGCGCCCGCCGGTCGAGAACTGCACGATCATCCCCGGGCAGTGCCGGCGCAGCCCCTCCTGCACGGCGGCGAACTTGTCCGGGTCGGAGGAGGGCGACTCGTCGTCGTTGCGCACGTGGATGTGGCAGAGCGTGGCGCCCGCCTCGAACGCCTGATGGGTCGACTCGATCTGCTCGGCCACGGTGACCGGAACGGCCGGGTTGTCCTTCTTGCGCGGCACCGAGCCGGTGATCGCCACCGCGATCACCACGGGTGCGTCGCTCCGGGATCCTGCCATTCGCCTGTCCTCCCTGCCTCATCCGGGTTCCGCGACCGGGATAGCGCCGCGGAACCCGGATCTGAACCGCCCGGCGCGGGCGGCAGGTCCGTGTGCGGGACATCTCCGGCCGGATGACAGCCGCGACCCGTGTCGTGCCGGACCCGTGCCGCGCCGGACTTGAGTCTTGCCGGCGGTTGTCGCACCTCTCGGCCCGCGAGGCACACGATGAACGACACCGTCCTGGTCCTGAACGGGCCGAACCTGAACCTGCTCGGCAAGCGCCAGCCGGAGATCTACGGCCGCGAGACCCTGGCCGACGTCGAGGCCCTGTGCCGCGAGACCGCCGCGGGCTTCGGCCTCGCGGTCGATTTCCGGCAGAGCAACGCCGAGCACGCGCTGATCGACGCGATCCACGAATTTCGGGTCGGCTCGGCCGGGATCGTCATCAACGCGGGCGCCTACACGCACACCTCGGTGGCGCTCCTCGACGCGCTGAACACCTGCGAGGTGCCGGTGATCGAGTGCCACATCTCGAACGTCCACCGGCGCGAGGCTTTCCGCCACCACTCCTACATCTCCCTCGCGGCCACGTCCGTGCTGGCGGGGTTCGGCACGCACGGCTACGCCCTGGCGATCCGGCACCTCGCGCATCTGCGGGCCGGCAGACCTGCTTGAGGCGCGGATAGCGCCGCGATCAGGGTTGACGCTGGCGGAGACAGGGGGGAGGAGGGCGGTCAGGCCCTTATTCAACGCGTTCTCCCCGGCCGGACCGGTCTACCGGACCGGCGGAGGACGTCTCGAGCGGAGCGCGCACGCCGCATGACCAGTCCCTTCCTGCCCCTCGACCGGACAGTGATCGCCCGCGAGGCGGCCAAGATGTTCCTCGAGATCGGGGCCGTCCTCTTCTACAAGGACGAGCCGTTCAAGTTCACCTCCGGCTGGGCGAGCCCGGTCTACACCGACAGCCGGAAGATCATCTCGTTCCCGCGCCTGCGCTCGACGCTGATGGATTTCGCCACCGCCACGATCGTGCGCGAGATCGGCTACGAGAAGCTGACCCACATCGCGGGCGGCGAGACCGCCGGCATCCCCTTCGCGGCCTGGATCGCCGACCGGATGATGCTGCCGATGCAGTACATCCGGAAGAAGCCCAAGGGCTTCGGCCGCAACGCCCAGATCGAGGGCGAGATCGTCGAGGGCGCCCGGACCCTGCTGGTCGAGGACCTCGCCACCGACGGGCGCAGCAAGGTCAATTTCTGCAAGGCCCTGCGCGATTCCGGCGCCCAGGTCGATCACTGCTTCGTGCTGTTCTACTACGACATCTTCCCCGACAGCGCCGCGCTGATGGAGGAGATCGGCATCAAGCTCCACTACCTCACCACGTGGTGGGACGTGCTGGCGGTGGCCAAGGAGATGGGCACCTTCGACCCGAAGACCCTGGCGGAGGTCGAGCGCTTCCTCAACGCCCCGGCGGAGTGGTCGGCGGCCCACGGCGGCATCTCCGCCTTCGGCCAGGCCTGAGGAGAGGATCGCGATGGGCGTCGCCGAGCTGTTCCCCGCCGAGCGCCAGGAGGCGAACCCGGTCGACCGGATCACGATCCGCCGGCCGGACGACTGGCACATCCACCTGCGCGACGGCGCCATGCTGAAGGCGGTGCTGCCCTACACGGCGGCGCAGTTCGCCCGGGGCATCATCATGCCGAACCTCGTGCCGCCGGTGACCACGGTCGCGGCCGCGCAGGCCTATCGCGAGCGCATCCTGGCGGCCCTGCCCGAGGGCCAGGACTTCACGCCGCTGATGACCTGCTACCTGCGGGACGACACCGACCCGGACGAGATCGAGCGCGGCTTCGGGGAGAAGGTCTGGGTCGCCGCCAAGCTCTACCCGGCGGGCGCGACCACGAACTCGCACGCGGGCGTCACCGACCTCAATGGCATCGCGCCCGTGCTGGAGCGGATGGAGCGGATCGGCATGCCGCTCCTGATCCACGGCGAGGCGACCGACCCGGAGATCGACATCTTCGACCGCGAGGCCGCCTTCATGGAGGGCAGCCTGATCCCGCTCCTCGGCCGCCATCAGGGGCTGAAGGTCACCGTGGAGCACGCCACCACCGCGGAGATCCTCGACGTGGTCCGCGAGCACCGGAGCCGGTGCGCGGCGACGATCACGCCGCACCACCTCGTGATCAACCGGACGCACATCTTCCAGGGTGGCCTGCGCCCGCACCTGTACTGCCTGCCGGTGGCCAAGCGCGAGCGGCACCGGCTCGCCCTGCGCCGGGCCGCGACCTCCGGCGAGGCCTGCTTCTATCTCGGCACCGACACGGCCCCGCATGTCCGCGGCGCCAAGGAGGCGTCCTGCGGCTGCGCCGGCGTGTTCTGCGGCCCGAGCGCGCTCCAGA from Methylobacterium radiotolerans JCM 2831 includes the following:
- the aroQ gene encoding type II 3-dehydroquinate dehydratase, translated to MNDTVLVLNGPNLNLLGKRQPEIYGRETLADVEALCRETAAGFGLAVDFRQSNAEHALIDAIHEFRVGSAGIVINAGAYTHTSVALLDALNTCEVPVIECHISNVHRREAFRHHSYISLAATSVLAGFGTHGYALAIRHLAHLRAGRPA
- a CDS encoding 3-keto-5-aminohexanoate cleavage protein is translated as MAGSRSDAPVVIAVAITGSVPRKKDNPAVPVTVAEQIESTHQAFEAGATLCHIHVRNDDESPSSDPDKFAAVQEGLRRHCPGMIVQFSTGGRGRDPAARGLSLRHRPDMASLSTGSVNFPTIVYENSASLVTDLAGQMKQYGVRPEIEIFDLSHLHGAKRLVEAGLIDARPHVQFVMGVQNAMPAEEHLLDILLAETRRILPEATWTAAGIGRNQAIVMDWALARGADAVRTGLEDNIRVTKDRLAAGNAELVGLAAEAVARHGRRVATPAEARAALGLG
- a CDS encoding orotate phosphoribosyltransferase yields the protein MTSPFLPLDRTVIAREAAKMFLEIGAVLFYKDEPFKFTSGWASPVYTDSRKIISFPRLRSTLMDFATATIVREIGYEKLTHIAGGETAGIPFAAWIADRMMLPMQYIRKKPKGFGRNAQIEGEIVEGARTLLVEDLATDGRSKVNFCKALRDSGAQVDHCFVLFYYDIFPDSAALMEEIGIKLHYLTTWWDVLAVAKEMGTFDPKTLAEVERFLNAPAEWSAAHGGISAFGQA
- a CDS encoding AAA family ATPase, producing MTKRVPVHGAPPTLRELLCGAAPYGGSAHRDLYAHLPHTWPSFLDGDRKSLWEDLGGSWVMVELLEGVWVAAEKVIDSRGANGALDTRVFQTQLLVAWSELGRLLDGRPAADIELDRLYNLPSLLDELRDRMTVLLAMLAERTAVDRMPDVLWRYARRATPDAGLLQLYAAAFGVSHDECSYTPRHIPGTRLLDVLGHWRETGMQAIADAALLARGQIRDAVTDAVAERQAPARPEPSLHQLLNSAHAKPEQADPEPEAGPGVVVVPRIGGGTKGQGNKDATSELGDILGRRLPLYEVPSDRHALVEEAAAEAPHARRFFERLVALQDTREHWALPPILALGDPGGGKTTAVDAFFRRYGLHVERYACDGSSDSAAAGTPRRWASGEVSLPLRASMTAGYANPVILWDEVNRAGGQRQGSGGTLRDALTSFLEPQNACRYRDPLVEAEVDISHVLHVATANSQDGIAPQVLDRLVVLEFPLPTREHLPVLARRMAREIARRQGLPDDHGELDRAELQALAENWAGGSLRGLKRLVEVAMRVRMTAPWATRH
- the pyrC gene encoding dihydroorotase; translation: MGVAELFPAERQEANPVDRITIRRPDDWHIHLRDGAMLKAVLPYTAAQFARGIIMPNLVPPVTTVAAAQAYRERILAALPEGQDFTPLMTCYLRDDTDPDEIERGFGEKVWVAAKLYPAGATTNSHAGVTDLNGIAPVLERMERIGMPLLIHGEATDPEIDIFDREAAFMEGSLIPLLGRHQGLKVTVEHATTAEILDVVREHRSRCAATITPHHLVINRTHIFQGGLRPHLYCLPVAKRERHRLALRRAATSGEACFYLGTDTAPHVRGAKEASCGCAGVFCGPSALQTYVQVFDEEGALDKFEAFASLNGARFHGLEPNAGTVTLERRESRIAEAVAVDDTAVVVFRGEETLPWSVA
- a CDS encoding Thoeris anti-defense Tad2 family protein, producing MGDVTCETCGVQTWSARHPCVNCETAPPVRDWSGSFQFNEALRGMRLGKRVRRHGWMAHVGIEDRGNGVPLMVIRGPCFPEVMNAYHPCSDDVLADDWEVA